A DNA window from Caulobacter mirabilis contains the following coding sequences:
- a CDS encoding ShlB/FhaC/HecB family hemolysin secretion/activation protein, giving the protein MTSLYIRSAAATACALASVALTTPVFAQVALPSREELDPARAAPIPAAPRGDMFDAVERTPCPFTGSDLKFTLRSVEVRGAADGALALSPDDLSPAYAREIGTEVPVAAVCEIRDRVAALYLRRGVLASVSIPEQRINEGRLVLQVVEARIASVSYHGDAGPAQKQVARYLDQLKGMAPFDLDVAQRYLLLASDIPGVSVQATLKPAPGAGPGAVTLDIAVSRDAANGSVQVQNYGSKTIGRALGLARADFNSFTPLGERTSVIVYWTLDSDEQRVIQATESFKLGGSGLAMDLSASWAWTRPGDAVAPLKLEGESFAGSARLTYPIVRHRRRNVNLGVGLDWIDQKVEFGGGIATLTEDHLRIFFAKLDGHWAPRALADRNGAFTGSFEVRRGTTGLDASRYGSFTASRFRGRPDSLVWRAEAQGGGRIVGPVLATAALSWQFTNDPLLSYEEFSVGNLSVGRGYDPSAASGDRAVAASVELTTVPFPLFDGRAAWRPYAFYDAAKLTNIGPGAGKVSLTSAGVGVRAQITPRVNLDLAWAKPFDDPFGKDKAPPSRLLVSLSALF; this is encoded by the coding sequence TTGACATCGCTCTATATCCGCAGCGCCGCGGCGACCGCGTGCGCTCTCGCTTCCGTGGCGCTGACGACGCCCGTCTTCGCGCAGGTCGCCCTGCCCTCCCGCGAGGAGCTGGACCCGGCGCGGGCCGCGCCGATCCCCGCGGCGCCGCGCGGCGACATGTTCGACGCCGTCGAGCGGACGCCCTGTCCCTTCACCGGCAGCGATCTGAAGTTCACGCTGCGCAGCGTCGAGGTTCGCGGCGCCGCCGACGGCGCCCTGGCCCTGTCGCCGGACGACCTGTCGCCCGCCTATGCGCGCGAGATCGGAACCGAGGTCCCGGTGGCCGCCGTCTGCGAGATCCGCGATCGGGTCGCGGCCCTGTACCTGCGGCGCGGCGTCCTGGCCTCCGTCAGCATCCCCGAGCAGCGCATCAACGAGGGCCGGCTGGTCCTGCAGGTGGTCGAGGCGCGGATCGCGTCGGTCTCGTACCACGGCGACGCCGGCCCGGCGCAAAAGCAGGTCGCGCGCTACCTCGACCAACTCAAGGGCATGGCGCCGTTCGACCTCGACGTCGCCCAGCGCTACCTGCTGCTCGCCAGCGACATTCCCGGCGTCAGCGTCCAGGCGACGCTGAAGCCCGCCCCCGGGGCCGGCCCCGGCGCGGTGACCCTGGACATCGCCGTCTCCCGCGATGCGGCGAACGGATCCGTTCAGGTCCAGAACTACGGCTCCAAGACCATCGGCCGGGCGCTGGGCCTGGCCCGCGCCGACTTCAACAGCTTCACCCCGCTCGGCGAGCGCACCAGCGTCATCGTCTACTGGACCCTCGACAGCGACGAGCAGCGGGTGATCCAGGCCACGGAGAGCTTCAAGCTCGGCGGCAGCGGCCTGGCCATGGACCTGTCGGCCTCCTGGGCCTGGACCCGTCCAGGCGACGCCGTCGCCCCGCTGAAGCTCGAGGGCGAGAGCTTCGCCGGTTCGGCCCGGCTGACCTATCCGATCGTCCGCCATCGGCGGCGCAACGTGAACCTGGGCGTCGGCCTGGACTGGATCGACCAGAAGGTCGAGTTCGGCGGCGGGATCGCCACCCTGACCGAAGACCACCTGCGGATCTTCTTCGCCAAGCTGGACGGCCACTGGGCGCCCCGCGCCCTCGCCGACCGCAACGGCGCCTTCACCGGCTCGTTCGAGGTCCGCCGCGGCACCACCGGCCTCGACGCCTCCCGCTATGGCTCGTTCACGGCCTCGCGCTTCCGGGGTCGTCCCGACTCCCTGGTCTGGCGCGCCGAGGCCCAGGGCGGCGGACGCATCGTCGGGCCGGTGCTGGCCACCGCGGCCCTGTCCTGGCAATTCACCAACGACCCGCTGCTCTCCTACGAGGAGTTCTCGGTCGGCAACCTGTCCGTCGGACGCGGCTACGATCCCTCCGCCGCCTCGGGCGACCGGGCCGTCGCCGCCTCGGTCGAGCTGACCACCGTCCCCTTCCCGCTGTTCGACGGCCGCGCCGCCTGGCGGCCCTACGCCTTCTACGACGCCGCCAAGCTGACCAACATCGGCCCGGGCGCCGGCAAGGTCAGCCTGACCTCGGCCGGCGTCGGCGTCCGCGCCCAGATCACCCCTCGCGTCAATCTCGATCTGGCCTGGGCCAAGCCGTTCGACGACCCCTTCGGCAAGGACAAGGCGCCGCCGTCGCGCCTCCTCGTCTCGCTCTCCGCCCTGTTCTGA
- a CDS encoding putative Ig domain-containing protein, with amino-acid sequence MATLLIAAFSLLIMIGAASPAGAATFPCAIDSNDIAGLTFVNPQGTSSDPNSYALVGVLTRDNVSATTGGCNGLPSLSIRPLVGATPTATNDLPVAGATAQGGWLVRITSNEVRYLPPSHSFSGTDSFTIDNNNNTRVITVTVNVLAAPPTVTGISPASGSGAGGTAVVITGTSFTGATAVTFGGVSAQSFTVDGPTQITATSPAGTGTVDVRVTTAAGTSAVVAADQFTYSAAPPTVTGLSPTNGPTGGGNTVVITGTNFTGVSAVTFGAAPAMGFTFISATQINATAPANSAGTYDVTVTTPGGTSATTAADQYTYVSAPTVTAVSPSAGPTGGGATVIITGANLSGATAVTFGGTAATGYTVNGPTQITATAPAGAAGTVDVRVTTVGGTSATSVNDFYTYVAAPTVSSITPTSGPTAGGTTVVITGTGFSAAPGTGAVKFGASNASYTINSNTQITATSPANMAGTYDITVTTPGGTSATSAQDEFTYVPTPTVTAVSPTAGSTAGGTTVVITGTNLSNATAVTFGGTAATGYTINGPTQITATTPPHASGVINVRVTTVGGTSATSANDQYTFVAPPVASSQTYGSIVAYNDGANATTNIDLSLYLTGGDAPTSYAVGSATTAQGGSVTVNSSGIATYTPPVGYRNANDAFTYTATNLGGTSAPATVTVTIGNPTLSLTLPSSTATVERPYNAGATPVTVSGGRASYTINSISGLPSGLSAAGGVISGTPAVNGTFTVTANVTDSSLGAGPYNANITATLMVSLPPAPVVSSFSISGLTYNSGSATATTFSALPHATESPTGFQVGASSYGGTVSVDSAGLMSYTPPLGFRGTDTFNYVATNAGGTSNVAQVFVTVNDPVFSATLPAATGTVGQAYNSGASVVAISGGHAPFNNFSATGLPAGLTMDSSGVISGTPTTATNATVVVTVTDSSGGNGSYTSTASATLTIDAPTIVLSPASGALPGGPAGAAYGQTITSNGGFAPVTFAVTAGAPPPGLALSGGVISGTPTATGTYNFTVTGTDSSGNAYTGSASYSITVTAPAITVSPPILSSGSVGLAYSEALAASNGTAPYSFALDSGTLPAGVTIDGAGLISGTPTEGGSFPIAVRVTDSTTGGTYSAIQNYTLNIGAPSISLTPGSLANGAIAASYNQSVSASGGTAPYSYAVTAGSLPPGLALSTSGDITGTPTGGGTYNFTVTATDSSTGAGAPYTGSSAYSITVDAPTISLSPTTLAPAAVGASVSQTIVATGGTSGYAYAVTAGALPAGVTLSPSGLLSGTPTEAGSFNVTITATDSSTGTGAPFTGSQAYSWNIGAATISLSPGSLANGAIAASYSQTISATGGTASYGYAITAGSLPPGLALSTSGDITGTPTGGGTYNFTITATDSSTGVGAPFTGSSAYSITVDAPTISLSPTTLVPAVVGASVNQTIVATGGTSGYAYAVTAGALPAGVTLSPGGVLSGTPTEAGSFNVTITATDSSTGTGAPYTGSQAYSWSIGAPSISMNPTTLPAGVQHDAYSQSITAAGGTAPYSYSLASGSLPTGVTLSPSGLLSGAPTVVGTFNITVRATDSTTGGGPFSIDTPYSLVVGVPNPPTAGPVSLTVAANSGANAVTPVLGGPPTVSVAVDAAPAHGTASASGLNLVYTPTAGYSGTDSFTYTATNLGGTSAPATVTVTVTPPVLALNDLTPATGTALAAYTATLTASAGAAPYGFALDSGTLPAGVTLSAGGAVSGTPTQAGSFAFTVKATDVYGATGTRAYSLEIAAPTIALTPAAGALPGGLRTVAYSQTITASGGAAPYGYTVTAGTLPAGLTLTTAGVLSGTPTTAGGNSFTVTATDAYGFSQSAAYTLAVGTPAATVQPKTVAVIGGQSVTIDAAQGATGLDLIAAQVATPPSHGTAVANGLTITYTANGAYAGPDSFTYTVTNPGGVSAPATVTITVNPAVVPGPDKTATIMAGQTATVELTQGAFGAPFTGAAVVSVSPASAGTATITGRVAGGQQLYDLAFKPDNAFTGDAVVLYTLSNAFATSVPGKVTITVKARPDPAQDAEVTGLIAAQGETARRFASAQIGNFNRRLEQLHGGGEGGGGFSSSLSLNFGGSGLSGGLANDPSELRRMQDRLGVTGALTGRDLLGFDQPSEPQRRAEDVRTSGAGGGAGGGSGPWGVWASGAATFGRTDDGRDREGFKFSTDGLTIGVDRRLSEKLVLGVGVGWATDTSKIGDHGTRSEADAWSLSVYGSFQPVEKAYVDLVLGYGKLDFDSKRYVTANGQFAYGQRDGDQWFGAVTAGWDYRHPHGLKLSPYGRIEASRSTLGAFTETGGGAFALAYEEQTTNTVTGAIGLRGEYALKTRFGRAIPSFRIEYAYDLQGSGSQQIRYADWLDGKVYSLDASPLDRNRMLYGLGLDLLRKSGARFGLDYEGMLSGDQTSGTVRLRLETDF; translated from the coding sequence TTGGCGACCCTTTTGATCGCGGCGTTCAGCCTGCTGATCATGATCGGGGCGGCCTCGCCGGCCGGCGCCGCGACCTTCCCCTGCGCGATCGACTCGAACGACATCGCCGGACTGACCTTCGTCAATCCCCAGGGTACGTCCAGCGATCCGAACAGCTACGCGCTCGTCGGAGTGCTGACCCGAGACAACGTCTCGGCGACGACAGGGGGGTGCAACGGCCTCCCCAGCCTCTCCATCCGGCCGCTCGTGGGCGCGACGCCCACGGCCACGAATGACCTGCCCGTGGCGGGCGCCACGGCGCAGGGCGGCTGGCTGGTGCGTATAACGAGCAATGAGGTGCGCTACCTGCCGCCGTCGCACAGTTTCTCCGGGACCGACAGCTTCACGATCGACAACAACAACAACACCCGCGTCATCACCGTCACCGTGAACGTGCTGGCCGCGCCGCCCACGGTCACGGGGATCAGCCCCGCGTCCGGATCCGGCGCGGGCGGGACCGCCGTCGTCATCACGGGCACGAGCTTCACCGGCGCCACTGCGGTGACCTTCGGCGGCGTGTCCGCCCAGAGCTTCACGGTCGATGGCCCCACCCAGATCACCGCGACCAGCCCCGCCGGGACGGGGACCGTGGACGTGAGGGTCACCACCGCCGCCGGAACCAGCGCCGTCGTCGCGGCGGACCAGTTCACCTATAGCGCGGCGCCGCCGACCGTCACGGGCCTGTCGCCGACGAACGGGCCGACGGGCGGCGGCAACACCGTGGTCATCACCGGCACGAACTTTACCGGCGTCAGCGCGGTGACGTTCGGCGCCGCGCCGGCCATGGGCTTTACGTTCATCAGCGCCACCCAGATCAACGCGACGGCGCCCGCCAACAGCGCCGGGACCTACGACGTCACCGTGACCACGCCGGGCGGGACCAGCGCGACCACCGCGGCCGACCAGTACACCTACGTCTCGGCGCCGACGGTGACCGCGGTGTCGCCATCGGCGGGGCCGACGGGCGGCGGCGCGACGGTGATCATCACCGGCGCGAACCTGTCGGGCGCGACGGCGGTGACGTTCGGCGGCACGGCGGCGACTGGGTACACGGTGAACGGCCCCACCCAGATCACGGCGACCGCGCCGGCGGGCGCCGCCGGTACGGTGGACGTTCGCGTCACGACGGTCGGCGGAACCAGCGCCACCAGCGTGAACGACTTCTACACCTACGTCGCGGCGCCGACGGTGAGCTCGATCACGCCGACCTCCGGTCCGACGGCCGGCGGGACGACGGTGGTGATCACCGGCACGGGCTTCTCGGCCGCGCCGGGGACCGGCGCGGTGAAGTTCGGCGCGTCGAACGCCAGCTACACGATCAACAGCAACACCCAGATCACCGCGACCTCGCCCGCCAACATGGCCGGCACCTACGACATCACCGTCACTACGCCGGGCGGAACCAGCGCCACCAGCGCGCAGGACGAGTTCACCTACGTTCCGACGCCGACGGTGACCGCGGTCTCGCCAACGGCCGGGTCGACGGCCGGCGGGACGACGGTGGTGATCACCGGCACGAACCTGTCAAACGCCACGGCGGTGACCTTCGGCGGCACGGCGGCGACCGGGTACACGATCAACGGCCCCACCCAGATCACCGCCACGACGCCGCCGCACGCGTCGGGCGTGATCAATGTCCGCGTGACGACCGTCGGCGGGACCAGCGCCACCAGCGCGAACGACCAATACACCTTCGTTGCGCCGCCCGTGGCGAGCTCGCAGACCTATGGCTCGATCGTCGCCTATAACGACGGCGCGAACGCGACGACCAACATCGACCTCAGCCTCTATCTGACGGGCGGCGACGCGCCGACCAGCTACGCGGTCGGTTCGGCCACGACCGCCCAGGGCGGGTCGGTTACGGTGAACAGCTCGGGCATCGCCACCTATACGCCGCCGGTCGGCTATCGCAACGCCAACGACGCCTTCACCTACACGGCGACCAACCTCGGCGGCACGTCCGCGCCGGCGACGGTCACCGTCACGATCGGCAACCCGACCCTCTCGCTGACCCTGCCGTCGAGCACGGCGACGGTGGAGCGGCCCTACAACGCCGGCGCGACGCCGGTGACGGTCTCGGGCGGCCGGGCGAGCTACACGATCAACAGCATCAGCGGCCTGCCGTCGGGGCTGAGCGCGGCCGGGGGCGTCATCAGCGGCACCCCTGCGGTCAACGGAACCTTCACGGTGACGGCCAACGTCACCGACAGCTCGCTGGGGGCGGGGCCGTACAACGCCAACATCACGGCGACCCTGATGGTGAGCCTGCCGCCGGCGCCGGTGGTCTCGTCCTTCTCCATCAGCGGGCTGACCTACAACAGCGGTTCGGCGACGGCGACGACCTTCAGCGCCCTCCCGCACGCCACGGAGAGCCCGACCGGCTTCCAGGTGGGCGCTTCGTCCTACGGGGGGACGGTCAGCGTCGATAGCGCCGGCCTGATGAGCTACACCCCGCCGCTCGGCTTCCGTGGGACCGACACCTTCAACTACGTCGCGACCAACGCCGGCGGCACCTCCAATGTGGCGCAGGTGTTCGTGACGGTGAACGATCCGGTGTTCTCGGCGACCCTGCCGGCGGCCACGGGCACGGTCGGCCAAGCCTACAACAGCGGCGCTTCGGTCGTCGCGATCTCGGGCGGCCATGCGCCGTTCAACAACTTCTCGGCCACCGGCCTGCCGGCGGGCCTGACGATGGACAGCTCGGGGGTGATCTCGGGCACGCCGACGACGGCGACCAACGCCACGGTGGTGGTGACGGTGACCGACAGCTCGGGCGGCAACGGGTCCTACACCTCGACCGCCTCGGCCACGCTGACCATCGACGCGCCGACCATCGTCCTGTCGCCGGCCTCGGGCGCGCTGCCCGGAGGGCCGGCCGGCGCCGCCTATGGCCAGACCATCACCAGCAACGGCGGTTTCGCGCCGGTCACCTTCGCCGTCACCGCCGGCGCCCCGCCGCCGGGGCTGGCTCTGTCGGGCGGCGTGATCTCGGGAACCCCGACCGCGACCGGGACCTACAACTTCACCGTCACCGGCACGGACAGCAGCGGCAACGCCTACACCGGCTCGGCCAGCTACAGCATCACGGTGACCGCCCCGGCGATCACGGTGTCGCCGCCGATCCTGTCGTCCGGCTCCGTCGGGCTGGCCTACAGCGAGGCCCTGGCCGCCAGCAACGGCACGGCGCCCTACAGCTTCGCCCTGGACAGCGGAACCCTGCCGGCGGGCGTGACGATCGACGGCGCGGGCCTCATCTCGGGCACGCCGACGGAAGGCGGTTCCTTCCCGATCGCCGTGCGGGTCACGGACTCCACGACCGGCGGGACCTATTCGGCGATCCAGAACTACACCCTGAACATCGGCGCGCCGTCGATCTCCCTCACCCCGGGCAGCTTGGCGAACGGGGCGATCGCCGCGAGCTACAACCAGTCGGTGTCGGCCTCGGGCGGCACGGCGCCATACAGCTACGCCGTCACGGCCGGTAGCCTGCCGCCGGGCCTGGCCCTGTCGACGAGCGGCGACATCACCGGCACGCCGACCGGCGGCGGGACCTACAACTTCACCGTCACCGCCACCGACAGCTCGACCGGCGCCGGCGCCCCCTACACGGGCTCGTCCGCCTACAGCATCACCGTAGACGCCCCGACGATCAGCCTGTCGCCGACGACCCTGGCCCCGGCGGCGGTGGGCGCAAGCGTCAGCCAGACGATTGTCGCGACCGGCGGCACCAGCGGCTACGCCTATGCAGTGACCGCCGGCGCTCTGCCGGCGGGGGTGACCCTGAGCCCCAGCGGCCTGCTCTCGGGCACGCCGACGGAGGCGGGATCGTTCAACGTCACGATCACGGCGACCGACTCCTCGACCGGGACCGGCGCGCCGTTCACCGGCTCGCAGGCCTACAGCTGGAACATCGGCGCGGCGACGATCTCGCTCAGCCCAGGAAGCCTGGCGAACGGGGCGATCGCGGCGAGTTACAGCCAGACGATCTCTGCCACGGGGGGCACGGCGTCGTACGGCTATGCGATCACCGCCGGTTCGTTGCCGCCGGGCCTGGCCCTGTCGACGAGCGGCGACATCACCGGCACGCCGACAGGCGGCGGGACCTACAACTTCACCATCACCGCCACCGACAGCTCGACGGGCGTAGGCGCGCCGTTCACAGGCTCGTCCGCCTACAGCATCACGGTGGACGCCCCGACGATCAGCCTGTCGCCGACGACCCTGGTCCCGGCGGTGGTGGGCGCAAGCGTCAACCAGACGATCGTCGCGACCGGCGGCACCAGCGGCTACGCCTATGCGGTGACCGCCGGGGCCCTGCCGGCGGGGGTGACGCTGTCGCCTGGCGGGGTGCTCTCGGGTACGCCAACGGAGGCGGGGTCGTTCAACGTCACGATCACGGCGACCGACTCCTCGACCGGGACCGGCGCGCCGTACACCGGCTCGCAAGCCTACAGCTGGAGCATCGGCGCTCCATCGATCAGCATGAACCCGACGACGCTGCCGGCGGGCGTGCAGCATGACGCCTACAGCCAGTCGATCACCGCTGCGGGCGGCACGGCGCCCTACAGTTACAGCCTGGCGTCTGGTTCTCTGCCGACGGGGGTGACCCTGAGCCCCAGCGGCCTGCTCTCGGGCGCGCCGACGGTGGTGGGGACGTTCAACATCACGGTCCGGGCGACGGACAGTACGACAGGCGGCGGACCGTTCAGCATCGACACCCCCTACAGCCTGGTGGTGGGCGTGCCGAATCCGCCGACGGCCGGTCCCGTCTCCCTGACCGTGGCGGCCAACAGCGGGGCCAACGCCGTGACGCCGGTTCTGGGCGGTCCGCCGACGGTCAGCGTGGCGGTCGACGCTGCGCCGGCCCACGGGACGGCGTCGGCGTCGGGCCTGAACCTGGTCTACACCCCGACGGCGGGCTACTCGGGAACGGACAGCTTCACCTACACGGCGACCAACCTGGGCGGGACCTCGGCCCCGGCCACGGTGACGGTGACGGTGACGCCGCCGGTTCTGGCGCTGAACGATCTGACGCCGGCGACGGGGACGGCGCTGGCGGCCTATACGGCGACGCTGACGGCTTCGGCCGGCGCCGCGCCCTACGGCTTCGCCCTGGACAGCGGGACCCTGCCGGCCGGGGTGACCCTGTCGGCCGGCGGAGCGGTGTCGGGCACGCCGACCCAGGCGGGCAGCTTCGCCTTCACGGTCAAGGCGACGGACGTCTACGGCGCGACGGGGACCAGGGCCTACAGCCTTGAGATCGCGGCGCCGACGATCGCGCTGACGCCGGCGGCGGGGGCGCTGCCGGGCGGTCTGCGGACGGTGGCCTACAGCCAGACGATCACGGCGTCTGGCGGGGCGGCGCCGTACGGCTATACGGTCACGGCCGGAACCCTGCCGGCGGGGCTGACCCTGACCACGGCGGGCGTGCTCTCGGGCACGCCGACGACGGCGGGAGGCAACAGCTTCACGGTGACGGCGACGGACGCCTACGGCTTCAGCCAGTCGGCGGCCTATACCCTGGCGGTCGGCACGCCGGCGGCGACGGTCCAACCCAAGACGGTGGCGGTGATCGGCGGTCAGAGCGTGACCATCGACGCGGCCCAGGGGGCGACGGGCCTGGACCTGATCGCGGCCCAGGTGGCGACGCCGCCGAGCCATGGGACGGCGGTCGCCAACGGCCTGACCATCACCTACACGGCCAACGGCGCCTACGCCGGTCCGGACAGCTTCACCTACACGGTGACCAACCCCGGCGGGGTCTCGGCCCCGGCGACGGTGACGATCACCGTCAACCCGGCGGTGGTTCCCGGTCCGGACAAGACGGCCACGATCATGGCCGGCCAGACGGCGACCGTGGAGCTGACCCAGGGCGCCTTCGGGGCTCCGTTCACGGGGGCGGCGGTGGTCTCGGTCAGTCCGGCCAGCGCCGGGACGGCCACGATCACGGGCCGTGTCGCGGGCGGTCAGCAGCTGTACGACCTGGCCTTCAAGCCGGACAACGCCTTCACCGGCGACGCGGTGGTGCTCTACACCCTGAGCAACGCCTTTGCGACGAGCGTCCCGGGCAAGGTGACGATCACGGTCAAGGCCCGTCCGGACCCGGCCCAGGACGCGGAAGTGACCGGGCTGATCGCGGCCCAGGGCGAGACGGCGCGCCGGTTCGCTTCGGCCCAGATCGGCAACTTCAACCGCCGTCTGGAACAGCTGCACGGCGGGGGTGAAGGCGGGGGCGGCTTCTCGAGCAGCCTGAGCCTCAACTTCGGCGGCAGCGGCCTCTCCGGCGGCCTGGCCAACGACCCGAGCGAACTGCGCCGCATGCAGGATCGACTGGGCGTGACCGGCGCTCTGACCGGCCGCGACCTGCTGGGCTTCGACCAGCCGAGCGAGCCGCAACGGCGCGCGGAAGACGTTCGCACCTCCGGCGCGGGCGGCGGCGCGGGCGGCGGCTCGGGCCCCTGGGGGGTCTGGGCGTCCGGCGCGGCGACCTTCGGCCGGACCGACGACGGCCGCGACCGCGAGGGCTTCAAGTTCAGCACCGACGGCCTGACCATCGGGGTCGACCGGCGGCTGAGCGAGAAGCTGGTGCTGGGCGTGGGCGTGGGCTGGGCGACCGACACCAGCAAGATCGGGGACCACGGCACCCGCAGCGAGGCGGACGCCTGGAGCCTGTCGGTGTACGGCAGCTTCCAGCCGGTGGAGAAGGCCTACGTCGACCTGGTGCTGGGCTACGGCAAGCTGGACTTCGACTCCAAGCGGTATGTGACGGCCAACGGCCAGTTCGCCTACGGCCAGAGGGACGGGGATCAGTGGTTCGGGGCGGTCACGGCCGGATGGGACTATCGCCATCCGCACGGCCTGAAGCTGTCGCCCTACGGCCGGATCGAGGCGAGCCGCTCGACCCTGGGCGCCTTCACCGAGACCGGCGGCGGCGCCTTCGCCCTGGCCTATGAGGAGCAGACGACCAACACCGTGACCGGCGCGATCGGCCTGAGGGGCGAGTATGCCCTGAAGACCCGGTTCGGGCGGGCGATCCCCAGCTTCCGGATCGAGTACGCCTACGATCTGCAGGGCTCCGGCTCCCAGCAGATCCGCTACGCCGACTGGTTGGACGGCAAGGTCTACAGCCTCGACGCCAGCCCGCTGGATCGCAACCGGATGCTCTACGGGCTGGGCCTGGACCTGCTCCGCAAGAGCGGAGCCCGCTTCGGCCTCGACTACGAGGGCATGCTCTCCGGCGACCAGACCAGCGGGACCGTGAGACTGCGCCTGGAGACCGACTTCTAA